In the genome of bacterium, one region contains:
- a CDS encoding non-canonical purine NTP pyrophosphatase gives MALKFITGNKNKLAEVQAVLPNIEQLDIDLVEIQDIDPHSIIAAKLKEALNHHDGEFIVEDTSLYLDGINGLPGPFIKWFLQKLDTEGIATLAQNSGNTRASAKVIIGYAKNKDDIKFFEGSILGNIVSPRGETTFGWDPVFQPDGYEKTFAEMTSQEKNQISMRRIAIEKLKEYLTQTNT, from the coding sequence ATGGCATTAAAGTTTATTACCGGAAATAAGAATAAGCTCGCAGAAGTTCAGGCTGTGCTCCCAAATATTGAACAGTTAGATATCGATTTGGTGGAAATCCAGGATATTGACCCTCATTCTATTATCGCAGCCAAGCTGAAGGAAGCGCTGAATCACCATGATGGAGAATTTATTGTCGAAGACACTTCATTGTATTTGGACGGTATCAATGGCTTGCCTGGTCCGTTTATCAAATGGTTTTTGCAAAAATTAGATACGGAAGGTATCGCAACCTTAGCTCAGAATTCCGGCAATACTCGCGCTTCCGCAAAAGTAATTATCGGTTATGCTAAAAATAAAGATGACATTAAATTTTTCGAAGGCAGCATACTAGGCAATATAGTTAGTCCTCGCGGTGAAACAACTTTCGGATGGGATCCTGTCTTTCAGCCCGATGGCTACGAAAAGACTTTCGCCGAAATGACAAGCCAGGAAAAGAATCAAATTAGCATGAGAAGAATCGCAATCGAAAAGCTAAAAGAATATTTAACCCAAACAAATACTTAA
- the greA gene encoding transcription elongation factor GreA: protein MSKKYLLTQEGLVKLNEELKVLVTEKRKDVIERIREAAAHGDLSENADYAQAREEQSFIEGRIQEIEDMIKNAEIITHSTQHNTVTIGSTVTVKVSGEEKSYSIVGSNEANPGAGKISNESTVGKALLGKKVGDTVTVSTPAGDKEYEVVSIG, encoded by the coding sequence ATGTCTAAAAAGTACTTATTGACCCAAGAGGGTTTGGTAAAATTGAATGAAGAGTTGAAGGTATTAGTCACAGAAAAGCGCAAAGACGTTATCGAGCGTATTCGCGAAGCTGCAGCCCATGGTGATCTTTCCGAAAATGCCGATTACGCTCAGGCTCGCGAAGAGCAGAGCTTTATCGAAGGCCGCATCCAGGAGATTGAGGATATGATCAAAAACGCAGAGATCATTACCCATTCTACTCAACACAACACCGTTACTATCGGTTCGACTGTTACTGTGAAAGTATCCGGAGAAGAAAAGTCATATTCCATTGTCGGCAGCAATGAAGCCAATCCAGGTGCAGGCAAGATTTCTAACGAATCAACTGTAGGCAAAGCTTTGCTGGGGAAAAAAGTCGGCGATACGGTTACAGTTTCTACTCCAGCCGGAGATAAGGAATACGAAGTAGTTTCGATTGGTTAA
- the lysS gene encoding lysine--tRNA ligase, with the protein MSERLEDIINHRKQKLENIKAVGQDPYPSKTDRTHSNKEALESFETLESQHQQVILAGRIRSMRGMGKLIFVHIDDGSGGENNGRIQVLIKADEIGQERFAFFLDNYDLGDFIQATGKLFVTKTGEKTLQAYDYQMLAKSLRPIPSEHFGIEDIELKLRKRYLDILLDSETKELFIKKNKFWQSMRNFLSERGFLEMDMPILEATPGGAEAEPFTTHHNALDRDFFLRISLELPLKKMLVAGYEKVFEIGRIFRNEGISTTHLQDYTQMEFYWAYGDFEKLQKFLQEMYQHVLQETFGTLQITSGGVTCDWSGDWEQVNYIELFKEHTGIDLETCSDDELKDYAKSQNIKFEDFAQRGRLIDLIFKKVRTKINTDKPVFLINQPVELEPLAKRDPNNPQVVQRLQILAYGTELGKGFGELNDPIDQRSRFEDQMKLREAGDNEAQMLDEDYVEAMEYGMPPAAGFGVSERLFSILTDRSIREIVVFPPMKAAGDKLAGEKSFSDKRDKKKD; encoded by the coding sequence ATGAGCGAAAGACTAGAAGATATAATCAATCACCGCAAGCAGAAACTCGAAAACATTAAAGCCGTCGGCCAGGATCCGTACCCGTCAAAAACTGACCGCACTCACTCTAATAAGGAAGCTTTAGAGAGTTTCGAAACCTTAGAAAGCCAGCACCAGCAGGTTATTTTAGCTGGCCGCATCCGCAGCATGCGAGGTATGGGCAAGCTCATCTTCGTTCATATTGATGACGGCTCCGGCGGCGAAAACAATGGCCGTATTCAGGTTTTAATTAAAGCAGACGAGATTGGCCAGGAGCGCTTTGCCTTTTTCTTAGACAATTATGATTTAGGTGATTTTATTCAAGCCACCGGCAAGCTCTTCGTTACTAAGACAGGTGAAAAAACTTTACAAGCTTACGACTATCAGATGCTGGCAAAAAGCTTGCGTCCTATTCCGTCCGAACATTTTGGCATCGAAGATATCGAGCTTAAACTTCGCAAGCGATACTTAGATATTTTATTAGATTCGGAAACAAAAGAATTATTTATAAAAAAGAATAAATTTTGGCAGAGCATGCGCAACTTTTTAAGCGAACGCGGCTTTTTGGAAATGGATATGCCAATTTTAGAAGCGACTCCGGGCGGCGCAGAGGCAGAACCGTTTACAACTCATCATAATGCTTTGGATCGTGATTTCTTTTTGCGCATTTCTTTGGAGTTGCCGTTAAAGAAAATGCTGGTTGCTGGTTACGAGAAAGTTTTCGAAATCGGTCGTATTTTCCGCAACGAAGGGATTTCTACAACCCATTTGCAGGATTATACACAAATGGAATTTTATTGGGCGTACGGCGATTTTGAAAAGCTGCAAAAGTTTTTGCAGGAAATGTATCAGCACGTGCTGCAAGAAACATTCGGCACTTTGCAGATCACTTCTGGCGGCGTGACTTGTGATTGGAGCGGCGACTGGGAGCAGGTTAACTACATCGAACTATTTAAGGAACATACCGGTATCGACTTGGAAACTTGCAGCGATGATGAGCTTAAAGATTATGCCAAGTCCCAGAATATTAAATTTGAAGACTTTGCTCAGCGCGGTCGGTTAATTGATTTAATTTTTAAGAAAGTTCGCACCAAAATTAATACGGACAAACCGGTGTTCTTAATCAATCAACCTGTGGAGTTAGAGCCTTTGGCGAAGCGTGATCCAAACAATCCTCAAGTGGTGCAGCGTTTACAAATCTTGGCTTATGGAACCGAATTAGGCAAAGGCTTCGGCGAATTGAATGATCCTATTGATCAGCGCAGCCGGTTTGAAGACCAGATGAAGCTGCGCGAAGCGGGCGATAACGAAGCACAGATGTTAGATGAAGACTACGTGGAAGCAATGGAATACGGCATGCCTCCTGCTGCGGGATTCGGAGTTTCCGAACGATTGTTTTCTATTCTCACAGATCGTTCTATTAGAGAAATTGTGGTGTTTCCGCCAATGAAAGCAGCTGGCGATAAATTAGCAGGCGAGAAGTCATTTTCCGACAAAAGAGATAAGAAAAAGGATTAA
- a CDS encoding D-alanine--D-alanine ligase, producing MELTKNKMRVGIFYGGPSKEHEVSVISASEVYKHIDRNKYDVYQFEVSKSGQWPEGVSPENIKSKIDFALIIMHGAYGEDGTIQEIFERIDLPFSGSGSKASRLAMDKFLTQTKVQTLGVAMPRTWIIGKGEIDLNNLPDKLIIKPNDSGSTEGLQLLDKDHLLQNWKQIQQDYDGCLLQERIFGRELTVPVLGQEVLPAIEILSENEVYDYDAKYTPGKSSHLVDPELPDDIAKALRDYTLAIHNLLGCKAMSRSDYLLDGDGLYYLETNTIPGLTSTSLLPESTAHAGINFPRLIDKIIELSS from the coding sequence ATGGAACTTACAAAAAACAAAATGCGCGTCGGGATTTTTTACGGAGGACCCTCAAAGGAGCACGAAGTTTCGGTGATATCTGCTAGTGAGGTTTACAAGCATATAGACAGGAATAAGTACGACGTCTATCAGTTCGAAGTTTCTAAATCCGGACAGTGGCCGGAAGGCGTGTCACCGGAGAACATTAAATCCAAAATTGATTTTGCTTTGATCATTATGCACGGTGCATACGGCGAAGACGGTACCATCCAAGAAATTTTTGAGAGAATCGATTTGCCATTTTCTGGCAGTGGCAGCAAGGCTAGCAGGCTCGCCATGGATAAATTTTTAACGCAAACCAAAGTCCAAACTCTGGGAGTTGCCATGCCGAGGACTTGGATTATAGGCAAGGGTGAAATAGATTTGAATAATCTCCCGGATAAGTTAATCATCAAACCAAATGATAGTGGTTCAACAGAAGGTTTGCAGTTGCTGGACAAAGATCATTTGTTGCAAAATTGGAAACAAATTCAACAGGATTATGATGGCTGTTTGCTGCAGGAAAGAATTTTCGGCAGAGAATTAACGGTGCCGGTACTTGGCCAAGAGGTTTTGCCCGCCATAGAAATTCTTAGTGAAAACGAAGTCTATGATTATGATGCCAAATATACACCAGGAAAATCCAGCCATCTTGTAGACCCAGAATTGCCTGACGATATTGCAAAAGCGTTACGAGATTATACTTTAGCCATTCATAATTTGCTTGGGTGCAAGGCTATGTCCCGTTCCGATTATTTGCTTGACGGGGATGGGTTATATTATCTAGAGACTAATACTATTCCTGGACTCACTTCGACATCACTATTGCCAGAATCAACAGCGCACGCTGGTATAAATTTTCCGCGGCTGATAGATAAAATCATTGAACTTTCCTCTTAA
- a CDS encoding glycosyltransferase family 39 protein has product MIHAIKNFLNKHWILLSITAAGLLLRLYKLTAISLWHDEAFSALLIKYSWGEMTYRIGLDVHPPMYYYFLRIWSYIFGNSLWSLRGMSVLFGVGTIVATYLLVKKIFANNSTALIAAGLVALNPFQIQYVTEARMYTMGAFFVVLTAYFLVIALQHTKNYYNPTGHVPRPSHKRMLGSYLAFTIGASILTYTHYYLLFSVAALGLFGLFYLWKTFRWKLSRYIWLILSGIGIGILFLPWLKIFLFQYKQVGAGYWIPPMDQWSIPTTIYDLMLRIDGTSKLIIALVTIFVLIALWKVIRSFQQPEKWLILGLFFAPFAGSLLFAILSKLQGQDSSVYLVRYFLFSSSFLLMALALWMQQLKIRGLKQIFLVVFLILNLFSIWRYWHNLDVDKKPGMAAMAAVINANAQPDHKIFSASSFEYFNYKYYNKTGIRPLLYTNNQQVEDLPHFAGTAILTNEDLVLNFAEGAQQGNTVWMIWTNGFGGSKPTVPANWTQIDEHGFAEVRPYVGTWVVVTEYKVN; this is encoded by the coding sequence ATGATTCACGCAATTAAAAACTTTCTCAATAAGCACTGGATACTGTTGTCTATCACAGCAGCGGGTTTGCTGTTGCGCTTATACAAGCTAACAGCTATTTCTCTCTGGCATGACGAGGCATTCTCTGCTTTGCTCATCAAATATTCCTGGGGGGAAATGACCTACCGCATCGGCTTAGATGTTCATCCTCCGATGTATTATTACTTTTTACGTATTTGGTCTTATATATTTGGCAACTCCTTGTGGAGCTTGCGTGGGATGTCGGTATTATTCGGAGTAGGCACAATAGTTGCTACCTATCTGTTGGTTAAGAAAATTTTTGCAAACAACAGCACCGCTTTAATTGCTGCTGGCTTAGTTGCATTAAACCCGTTTCAAATTCAGTACGTTACAGAGGCACGCATGTATACCATGGGTGCATTTTTCGTGGTCCTCACAGCTTACTTCCTCGTAATAGCGTTACAGCACACCAAGAATTATTACAATCCAACCGGACACGTTCCTCGTCCAAGTCACAAACGCATGTTAGGCAGCTACTTAGCTTTTACCATAGGGGCTTCTATCTTAACTTATACTCACTACTACTTACTGTTCTCAGTGGCAGCTTTAGGCCTATTTGGCTTGTTCTACTTGTGGAAAACTTTTCGCTGGAAGCTATCGCGTTATATATGGTTAATTCTCAGCGGTATCGGTATCGGAATTTTGTTCCTGCCGTGGCTGAAAATATTTTTGTTTCAATATAAACAGGTGGGGGCAGGATATTGGATTCCCCCAATGGACCAATGGAGCATTCCCACCACGATTTATGATTTAATGCTGCGCATAGACGGAACGAGCAAACTAATCATTGCACTGGTAACTATATTTGTTCTGATAGCGCTCTGGAAAGTGATTCGCAGTTTCCAACAGCCCGAAAAATGGCTTATTCTAGGATTATTTTTCGCTCCTTTCGCCGGCAGCCTATTATTCGCTATTTTATCTAAACTGCAGGGTCAGGATTCATCAGTGTATTTGGTCAGATATTTCCTCTTTTCCTCTTCGTTCTTGCTAATGGCGCTAGCTTTATGGATGCAACAGCTTAAAATTCGAGGTCTAAAGCAAATTTTCTTAGTCGTATTTTTGATTTTGAACTTATTCAGCATTTGGCGTTACTGGCACAATTTAGACGTAGATAAAAAACCAGGCATGGCCGCCATGGCCGCAGTTATTAATGCCAATGCTCAGCCAGACCATAAAATTTTCTCTGCCAGCAGCTTTGAATACTTCAACTACAAGTATTACAATAAAACAGGCATTCGTCCGCTGCTATACACCAATAACCAACAGGTGGAAGACTTGCCGCATTTTGCCGGCACCGCCATTTTAACTAATGAAGACTTGGTGCTAAATTTTGCCGAAGGCGCACAGCAAGGCAACACTGTCTGGATGATCTGGACCAACGGCTTCGGCGGCAGCAAACCGACCGTGCCTGCAAACTGGACTCAAATCGACGAACATGGCTTTGCCGAAGTTAGGCCATATGTCGGGACTTGGGTCGTGGTTACGGAATACAAGGTCAACTAA
- a CDS encoding bifunctional 5,10-methylenetetrahydrofolate dehydrogenase/5,10-methenyltetrahydrofolate cyclohydrolase: MNIDGRALAEQLNLQTQQRIGRLPFRPLLVDVLVGNDPASLSYVGIKQRTAQKYGLAFELAHLPADSTTQEIVDVIEASSKRDELCGLIVQLPLPGHVDQIEIINSIPLAVDVDLLNEQSANGFYANAADVNGFSLVPPTAGAIMHIIDSLPEPWDQKQFAVVGRGDLVGMPVAHLLRSRGYKVEVVHSQTLNPDELLRQADCIILGVGKPNFLNGTQVKDDVIVIDAGTSESGGTIAGDANFETVSPRAKFITPVPGGVGPLTVAKLIENVVAVAEAKVSTVDTL; encoded by the coding sequence ATGAATATAGACGGGCGAGCTTTAGCAGAGCAATTAAATTTGCAAACTCAGCAGCGGATTGGTCGTTTGCCTTTTCGTCCTTTATTAGTGGATGTCTTAGTGGGAAATGATCCTGCCTCTTTGTCGTATGTAGGCATTAAGCAGCGCACAGCTCAAAAGTACGGTTTAGCTTTTGAACTTGCTCATTTGCCCGCAGACAGTACTACTCAGGAAATTGTTGATGTTATAGAAGCTTCTAGCAAAAGGGATGAATTATGCGGCTTGATCGTTCAGCTGCCTTTGCCGGGGCACGTGGACCAAATAGAAATTATAAATTCTATCCCTCTAGCTGTGGATGTGGATCTGCTAAACGAACAATCCGCAAATGGTTTTTATGCAAATGCAGCTGATGTAAACGGCTTTAGCTTGGTGCCACCCACTGCAGGAGCTATCATGCATATAATCGATAGTTTGCCTGAACCATGGGATCAAAAGCAATTTGCAGTAGTTGGTCGCGGCGACTTAGTTGGTATGCCGGTAGCTCATTTATTGCGAAGCAGAGGCTACAAAGTAGAGGTCGTTCACAGCCAGACTTTAAATCCGGATGAGCTGCTGCGGCAGGCAGACTGCATTATTTTGGGAGTAGGCAAGCCGAATTTTTTAAACGGAACACAGGTGAAAGATGATGTGATTGTGATCGATGCCGGCACATCCGAATCTGGCGGAACTATTGCCGGCGATGCTAATTTTGAAACAGTTAGCCCTAGAGCCAAGTTCATCACTCCAGTTCCAGGCGGCGTTGGTCCGCTCACAGTAGCTAAATTAATAGAGAATGTGGTAGCCGTAGCAGAGGCAAAGGTATCCACAGTTGACACTCTTTAA
- the mrdA gene encoding penicillin-binding protein 2, which yields MSKASGRVKSGLGLEWEEGVTNNQVQAFDEDDRAERSIRWPRVLLIVCSVILAGQLFNLQIIQGSKMRSLAEGNRLRLQTILAPRGFIEDRNGEVIAKNTASFNLAVTPVDLPEEGRIEIFGLITEKFGVPSTEIEEKMKKRTGGVLDPIIVKRNLTQQESIQFEVLANRLPGFSLVNIPVRDYVSAEVYSHLLGYTGVISDEQYESLRSENYDLNDFIGKSGIEQSYEKYLRGKNGNKQVEVDSMGLPIKELGEAQPEPGNIVQLNIDAGLQKKLYEDFIKSPVGNKGAAVAMDPRTGEVLALVSVPGFNNNLFAPGIKTEDYKALLENKNLPLFNRAISGTYPPGSTIKSVTAAAALQEGIVTEDTIINDRGVLVIPNQFNPAISYNFVGWKRDGLGPMDVRSAIAQSSDIYFYAVAGGHPSMTIDGMGAEKLAEYYRRFGMGAETGIDINGEKPGRVADPTWKMNYWKNDPLQGKWYLGDTYHIAIGQGDMLTTPLQVTVFTAAVANDGKVNRPYLLKRVVNQRGETVFTPQVQELVNSGISIEHLRSVQAGMRDNVTTAKGSGRQLASLPITSAGKTGTSQFDGSDPSRTHAWYTAYAPYEDPQIAITVLVEAGGEGHAAAVPIVKNALQWWAENRMGK from the coding sequence ATGTCCAAAGCCTCGGGCCGTGTCAAAAGCGGTCTTGGTTTGGAATGGGAAGAAGGGGTCACTAACAACCAGGTTCAGGCTTTTGACGAGGATGACCGCGCTGAGCGCTCTATCCGCTGGCCTCGAGTGCTGCTAATAGTGTGCAGCGTAATTTTGGCTGGTCAGTTATTTAATCTGCAGATTATTCAGGGTAGCAAGATGAGGAGTTTAGCGGAGGGTAACCGTCTTCGACTGCAGACGATTCTAGCTCCTCGAGGATTCATCGAAGACCGGAATGGTGAAGTGATTGCAAAGAATACAGCAAGCTTTAACTTGGCCGTTACGCCAGTGGACTTACCCGAAGAGGGGCGTATAGAAATTTTTGGATTGATAACAGAAAAATTTGGCGTGCCGTCGACAGAAATTGAAGAGAAGATGAAAAAGCGCACCGGCGGAGTGCTGGATCCGATCATTGTTAAGCGCAATCTAACCCAGCAGGAAAGCATTCAGTTTGAAGTATTGGCAAACAGGCTGCCGGGTTTTTCTTTGGTTAATATTCCGGTGCGCGATTATGTTTCGGCCGAGGTTTATTCCCATTTATTGGGTTACACTGGGGTTATTTCTGATGAGCAGTATGAATCTCTGCGCTCCGAGAATTATGACCTGAACGATTTCATTGGCAAGTCTGGAATCGAGCAATCCTACGAAAAATATTTGCGTGGCAAGAATGGCAACAAGCAAGTGGAGGTGGATAGTATGGGTCTGCCTATCAAAGAGTTAGGAGAAGCCCAACCCGAACCAGGCAATATTGTTCAATTAAATATAGATGCCGGGTTGCAAAAAAAGCTCTATGAGGATTTTATCAAAAGTCCCGTGGGTAATAAGGGTGCGGCTGTAGCCATGGATCCCAGGACTGGCGAGGTTTTGGCTTTAGTGTCTGTGCCGGGATTTAATAATAATCTCTTTGCGCCAGGCATTAAGACGGAAGATTATAAGGCGCTGCTGGAAAATAAAAATTTACCCTTATTTAATCGGGCGATAAGTGGGACTTATCCCCCTGGATCTACAATTAAGTCGGTGACTGCGGCGGCTGCGTTGCAGGAAGGCATAGTGACTGAAGACACTATTATTAATGACCGCGGCGTTTTGGTAATCCCGAATCAGTTTAATCCTGCTATTTCTTACAATTTTGTGGGTTGGAAGCGTGACGGTTTGGGTCCGATGGATGTGAGAAGCGCGATCGCGCAGAGCAGTGATATTTATTTTTACGCGGTCGCGGGAGGGCATCCGTCTATGACCATCGACGGCATGGGTGCAGAGAAGCTCGCTGAATATTATCGTAGGTTTGGCATGGGTGCAGAGACAGGAATTGATATAAATGGAGAAAAACCAGGCCGCGTGGCTGACCCGACTTGGAAGATGAATTATTGGAAGAACGATCCGTTGCAGGGAAAATGGTATTTGGGAGATACTTATCATATTGCAATCGGGCAAGGGGACATGCTTACTACTCCTTTGCAGGTAACTGTCTTTACGGCAGCAGTAGCGAATGACGGAAAGGTTAACCGTCCGTACTTGCTAAAGAGGGTTGTGAACCAGAGAGGTGAGACAGTATTTACCCCACAAGTTCAGGAGCTGGTTAACAGCGGTATTAGCATTGAGCACTTGCGTTCTGTTCAGGCCGGGATGCGCGACAATGTAACCACAGCTAAAGGAAGCGGTCGCCAGTTGGCGTCTTTGCCGATTACTTCTGCTGGTAAGACGGGTACGTCCCAGTTCGACGGTTCGGATCCGAGCCGAACACATGCCTGGTATACTGCGTATGCGCCATACGAAGATCCCCAGATAGCTATTACCGTGTTAGTAGAGGCTGGTGGTGAAGGTCATGCAGCTGCGGTGCCGATCGTTAAAAATGCTTTGCAATGGTGGGCAGAGAATCGCATGGGAAAATAG
- the serS gene encoding serine--tRNA ligase, with product MLDTKFIRDNTEAVKKAIVDKNIDLDLDQILDLDVKRRNLLSEVEALQSTKNSFSKEIPTLSAEDKQAKLLEMKELDARQTELKENLRTIEDEFNRLLYLVPNIPSPESPVGKDDTANVPWSYWSPELGHVDPKETDKVEQIPTKLAFEPKDHVTLATELDLADFEQGTNVSGFRGYFLKNELVLMQYGLFAYAINKLREKGFTLMQTPTLVREFALLGSGHFPAGRGEVYQVANAAGMEEESSKEKQFLAGTSEPSLIAYYADQILEAHQLPILVSGISPCYRSEVGSYGKDAKGLYRVKEFMKVEQVVICKADMMEGEKWHEALREISEQILQDLKLPYRVLNISTGDMGAGKYKMYDLETWMPARNGYGETHSDSFLTDWQARRLNIRYRDADGTIKMAFTLNNTAVASPRILIPILENYQQEDGSIKVPEILVPYVGTDVIKKK from the coding sequence ATGTTGGACACAAAATTTATTAGAGACAATACGGAGGCTGTTAAAAAAGCAATCGTAGACAAAAATATTGATCTAGACTTAGATCAAATTTTGGATTTGGATGTAAAGCGCCGTAACCTGTTGTCGGAAGTCGAAGCATTACAGTCTACAAAAAATTCTTTCTCTAAAGAAATACCGACATTATCCGCAGAAGATAAGCAAGCTAAACTGCTGGAAATGAAGGAATTAGACGCCCGCCAGACTGAGCTCAAAGAAAATCTTCGCACTATCGAAGACGAGTTTAACCGCCTGTTATATTTGGTCCCAAATATTCCTTCGCCAGAATCCCCGGTAGGCAAAGACGATACCGCTAATGTTCCATGGAGCTACTGGTCTCCGGAATTAGGTCATGTTGACCCAAAGGAGACCGATAAAGTAGAACAGATTCCGACTAAGTTAGCATTCGAACCAAAAGATCATGTCACTTTAGCGACCGAACTAGACCTGGCCGATTTTGAACAGGGAACCAATGTCTCCGGTTTTCGTGGCTATTTTTTAAAAAACGAACTGGTGTTAATGCAGTACGGCTTGTTTGCTTATGCCATCAATAAACTCCGCGAAAAGGGTTTTACGTTGATGCAAACTCCGACTTTAGTGCGTGAATTTGCGTTGTTGGGCAGCGGTCATTTTCCGGCAGGACGAGGCGAAGTGTACCAGGTAGCCAATGCGGCAGGGATGGAAGAAGAAAGCAGCAAGGAAAAACAATTTTTGGCCGGTACATCCGAACCATCTTTAATCGCATATTATGCCGATCAGATTTTAGAAGCTCACCAGCTGCCTATTTTAGTATCGGGAATTTCTCCTTGTTACCGCAGCGAAGTTGGCAGCTATGGGAAAGACGCAAAGGGCTTGTACCGCGTCAAAGAGTTTATGAAGGTGGAACAAGTTGTAATCTGCAAGGCCGACATGATGGAAGGTGAAAAATGGCACGAAGCATTGCGCGAAATTTCGGAACAGATTTTACAAGATTTAAAATTACCTTATCGCGTTCTTAATATTTCCACCGGCGATATGGGTGCCGGCAAATATAAAATGTACGATCTCGAGACTTGGATGCCGGCGCGCAACGGTTATGGCGAAACTCATAGTGATTCATTCTTAACCGACTGGCAGGCCCGTCGCCTCAACATCCGTTACCGGGACGCAGACGGCACTATAAAGATGGCATTTACTTTAAACAATACCGCAGTAGCTAGTCCTCGCATTTTGATCCCTATTTTGGAAAACTACCAGCAGGAAGACGGCAGTATCAAGGTTCCAGAAATTTTGGTTCCTTATGTGGGCACTGATGTTATTAAAAAGAAGTAA